A part of Triticum urartu cultivar G1812 unplaced genomic scaffold, Tu2.1 TuUngrouped_contig_5865, whole genome shotgun sequence genomic DNA contains:
- the LOC125529808 gene encoding egg cell-secreted protein 1.1-like produces the protein MASSGSLLPTLLALLLLQVAATASAATTTNFVRAADLAERLEGAVTRKCWEALLDIRSCTGEIILFFLNGEAYLGPGCCRAIRVIEQRCWAADLMLSVIGFTPEEGDMLKGYCDAGDDDNGPHHSVGGSSPAPPPHRALGADGVASGGTVAAAAGRKGLGSPLG, from the coding sequence ATGGCCTCGTCAGGCTCTCTCCTTCCCACCCTGCTGGCGTTGCTCCTGCTCCAGGTCGCCGCCACTGCGTCGGCGGCGACTACGACGAATTTCGTCCGGGCGGCCGACCTCGCCGAGCGGCTGGAGGGAGCGGTGACGCGGAAGTGCTGGGAGGCGCTGCTGGACATCAGGTCGTGCACGGGGGagatcatcctcttcttcctcaACGGCGAGGCGTACCTGGGGCCCGGCTGCTGCCGCGCCATCCGCGTCATCGAGCAGCGCTGCTGGGCCGCCGACCTCATGCTGTCCGTCATCGGGTTCACCCCGGAGGAGGGGGACATGCTCAAGGGCTACTGCGACGCGGGCGACGACGACAACGGGCCTCACCATAGCGTCGGCGGATCGTCTCCGGCCCCGCCGCCTCATCGTGCTCTTGGCGCCGACGGCGTTGCAAGTGGCGGCACCGTGGCCGCCGCGGCGGGAAGGAAAGGGCTCGGTTCGCCGTTAGGCTGA